One genomic window of Salmo salar chromosome ssa12, Ssal_v3.1, whole genome shotgun sequence includes the following:
- the LOC123725512 gene encoding ubiquitin carboxyl-terminal hydrolase 37: MELLGLPNIGNTCFLNATRQCLLVLPSFSKEILRQEQLWSSSPFSNLLRCLSDLNRSGIPDSGANQATKAGLMWKVKYSLSGYDLKYLANTQQDAHKLLVNMLCQLKEEGMILKMLGVNYTCPVSQLEFQLVSVCTCTSCGRESSTREDYDHLSLDFSSERTLLSSLALTFKVST, encoded by the exons ATGGAACTTCTTGG GTTGCCTAACATTGGCAACACTTGCTTCCTTAATGCCACTCGGCAGTGCCTCCTGGTCCTGCCTTCCTTCTCAAAGGAAATCCTACGCCAGGAACAACTCTGgagctcctcccccttctccaacCTGCTCAG GTGTCTGTCTGATTTGAACCGTTCGGGTATACCTGACAGTGGCGCAAACCAGGCCACAAAAGCAGGCCTCATGTGGAAGGTCAAATACTCCTTGTCGGGATATGATTTGAAGTATCTGGCCAACACGCAACAG GACGCACACAAGTTACTTGTGAATATGCTGTGCCAGCTGAAGGAGGAGGGCATGATACTGAAGATGCTTGGGGTGAACTATACCTGCCCTGTTTCCCAGCTGGAGTTCCAGCTTGTGTCAGTGTGCACATGTACCAG CTGTGGGCGTGAGTCGTCCACCAGAGAGGACTACGATCACCTCTCACTGGACTTCAGCTCTGAGCGCACCTTGCTAAGCAGCCTAGCACTCACTTTCAAAGTCAGCACATAG